The Garra rufa chromosome 23, GarRuf1.0, whole genome shotgun sequence genome includes a region encoding these proteins:
- the bacc1 gene encoding BPTF-associated chromatin complex component 1, with the protein MTSASTKVGEIFSAAGAAFSKLGELTMQLHPVADSSPAGAKWTDTEIEMLRSAVRRFGEDLNSISSVIKERTVAQIKTTVKRKLYEDSRVPLTAESPKKTMKKTTVTLQPPPASVAPTVIAVPTSQVVVTTGLQSSSSLQPAIKNPKPSDVTLSALNDSDVNSDLVDIEGLGESSTKKPNFDQESLNLDSSLIMNSSDLPLLSR; encoded by the exons ATGACTTCAGCTTCCACAAAG GTGGGCGAGATCTTCTCGGCTGCAGGCGCTGCGTTCTCTAAACTGGGGGAACTGACCATGCAGCTGCATCCAGTTGCAGACTCTTCTCCTGCAGG AGCCAAATGGACCGACACAGAGATTGAGATGCTGCGTTCTGCAGTTCGCCGCTTCGGTGAAGATTTGAACAGCATCAGCTCAGTCATAAAAGAGCGAACAGT TGCCCAGATAAAGACCACAGTGAAAAGAAAGCTGTATGAGGACAGCAGGGTACCTCTCACTGCAGAGTCGCCTAAAAAAACGATGAAGAAAACCACAGTGACGCTACAGCCGCCTCCTGCATCAGTCGCCCCCACTGTTATCGCTGTGCCGACCTCACAGGTTGTTGTGACGACTGGATTGCAGAGTTCTTCGTCTTTACAACCAGCAATAAAGAACCCGAAACCATCAG ATGTAACTCTGAGCGCTCTAAACGACTCTGATGTGAACAGTGATCTGGTGGATATTGAAGGGCTTGGAGAGAGTTCCACTAAAAAACCAAACTTTGACCAAG AGAGCTTGAATCTAGACTCCAGTCTTATAATGAACTCCAGTGATCTGCCTCTGCTGTCCCGCTGA
- the rnasekb gene encoding ribonuclease kappa-B codes for MPSLLFCGPKLAACGIVLSIWGVVMLSMLGIFFSAKSAVLIEDVPFTEEDIRDDKNPPQNIYGLYNQVGINCFIAAAIYVGVGAVSLCQVRLNKRQEYMVT; via the exons ATGCCGTCGCTTTTATTCTGTGGGCCCAAATTGGCCGCCTGTGGGATTGTGTTAAGCATCTGGGGTGTCGTTATGCTG TCAATGTTGGGAATTTTCTTCAGTGCAAAATCTGCTGTCCTGATCGAAGATGTTCCCTTCACTGAGGAAGACATCCGTGATGA CAAAAATCCACCGCAAAACATTTACGGTCTCTACAACCAAGTTGGCATCAACTGCTTCATTGCTGCTGCCATCTACGTAGGGGTCGGCGCGGTGTCTCTCTGTCAGGTTCGCCTAAACAAGCGCCAGGAGTACATGGTTACATAA
- the med11 gene encoding mediator of RNA polymerase II transcription subunit 11, with translation MANDRLRALEEVEKEIALVLQSAGTIVLELSKEKANASLLDRQLNQFQTSINRVESELSSQIRYLTQVATGQPHEGSTYSARKDCQMALNRAEYARVKLGELGRTCEIMLEPQT, from the exons ATGGCTAATGACAGGCTGAGAGCGTTAGAAGAGGTGGAGAAGGAGATTGCTTTAGTGCTGCAGAGCGCAG GAACGATTGTGCTGGAGCTCTCTAAAGAGAAGGCCAATGCAAGTTTATTAGACCGACAGCTGAACCAGTTCCAGACCTCCATCAACAGAGTTGAGAGTGAACTGAGTTCACAGATCCGATATCTGACAcag GTGGCAACAGGTCAGCCTCATGAGGGATCGACATACTCAGCCAGAAAGGACTGTCAGATGGCTCTAAACCGTGCAGAATATGCCCGCGTCAAACTGGGAGAGCTGGGACGCACCTGTGAGATAATGCTTGAGCCACAGACGTAG
- the LOC141299885 gene encoding autophagy-related protein 16-1, which yields MELWKSHVRAELFHRDCKQKDPFSGLFDKVSRLEEMLAFHVKLWQNMDTCSSKENGSSRCPDEGGSLYLRMNELEFLNQQLKHKISDLTSNMYLKEAELQYCHSQVARYRTEAVVLAQGASCLKADVEEYEYQLECQSKELTALRLEHSSLREELTATNLHNEQLLDRWLEEKKEEAERINKYNATQERWQRLAGRLKKRYRLRSRPACVANSSSEIKPTESKTQRPPS from the exons ATGGAGCTCTGGAAGAGTCACGTGCGGGCAGAGCTGTTTCACAGAGACTGCAAGCAGAAAGACCCTTTCTCTGGCCTTTTTGACAAGG TGTCCAGGTTGGAGGAGATGCTGGCCTTTCACGTGAAACTCTGGCAAAACATGGACACATGCAG TTCCAAAGAAAATGGAAGCTCTAGATGCCCAGATGAAGGCGGCTCACTTTATTTAAGAATGAATGAGCTGGAATTTCTTAATCAGCAG CTCAAGCATAAAATCTCAGATCTGACCAGCAATATGTATCTGAAGGAAGCGGAGTTACAATATTGTCACTCACA AGTTGCCCGCTACAGGACTGAAGCGGTTGTATTGGCCCAGGGGGCTTCCTGTCTGAAGGCTGATGTAGAGGAATATGAATATCAGCTTGAGTGTCAATCAAAGGAACTAACAGCACTGAGACTGGAGCACAGCTCACTGAGAGAGGAACTAACTGCCACAAACCTCCACAACGAGCAGCTCCTGGACCGCTGGTTAGAAGAGAAGAAAGAGGAGGCCGAGAGGATTAATAAATACAATGCAACACAAGAAAG GTGGCAACGTTTGGCAGGTCGACTGAAGAAGCGATATCGTCTCAGATCTCGCCCAGCTTGTGTAGCGAACAGCAGCTCAGAAATCAAACCGACCGAGTCTAAAACTCAACGCCCTCCTTCTTAG